Below is a window of Bacteroidales bacterium DNA.
TGAGCAAATTTCAGCGCTTCTACCAGATCGTCTTCAGATACTTCTTTCATTTCCCCTTCAACCATAACAATATTGTCCATAGAGGCCGCTACCATGATATCAATATCTGAATCTGCCATCTGGCTGGTGCTGGGGTTTATTACCATTTGTCCGTTTATTCTTCCAACCCTGACCTCAGAGATAGGCCCGTTGAAGGGAATATCAGAAATAGTAAGTGCTGATGATGCTGCCAGACATGCCAGCGCATCGGGCATACATTCCTTATCGCCCGAAATCAGAGTTACCAGCACCTGGGTTTCTGCATGATAATCATCGGGGAATAAAGGCCGTAAAGCCCTGTCGATGAGTCTGGAAACAAGAATTTCATATTCTGAAGGACGAGCTTCACGTTTAAAAAAACCTCCCGGAAAACGCCCTGTGGCTGCATATTTTTCCTGGTAATCTACTGATAGAGGTAAAAAATCGGTATTCTCTGCGGCTTCTTTTTTTGAAACAACTGTTGCCAGCAACATAGTGTCACCCATTTTTACAACAACAGAGCCGTCAGATTGCTTGGCAAGCTTACCGGTTTCAATGTTTATTTTTCTGCCTTCCCCAATATCAAAAGATTTATTTATACAATTCATAAAAAAAATTTATTATATTTAACAATAATGTCCTTTATTAATAAAAAAAGGCAATTCGCATTGCCTTTTTTTACAGGTAGATTAAATTTACTTCCTGATTTTTAATTCTTTGATGATGTTTCTGTATCTGCTGATATCTTTTTCTTTCAGATAATCAAGCAGGCGCCTTCTTTTCCCGACAAGCAATACCAATGACCTGCGGGTAAAATCATCTTTCTTATTTGTTTTTAAATGTTCTGTAAGGTGCTGTATTCTTTTTGTAAAAAGTGCTATCTGCCCTTCAGACGTACCGGTATCAAACTCCGATTTGCCGTGTTTCTTAAAAATATTTTTCTTTGTTTCGCTTGTAAGATACATTTCGATATGCTATTTATTAAAAATGGAGTGCAAAGTTACAAATAATATTTTAACAAAAAACAATTTTATAAAATTTTATATTTTAATCACTGAAAATTCAGTTGGCTGGTGTAAGGCCCGTTTATAAGTTCGTATCTTGTTAAATGATGTAGATTATAAGAAATTGTTTTAATATAACGGCAGGAAAAAATTCCCAAGCCATTAGAAATATTTGTATAAACCGGACGTTCCTGAATTATGGATGTGGAAGGTTTATTCAAATCCATGTAAATACTCAGATCATCTCCTCCCACTGAAATAATAAAGTCCATTTTACCAATAAAACGCGTTATATCATTATCAACGGGGATAACAGATTGAAGTTTACTGAAAAAATCAACTCCTCTGTAAGTTGTACTAAGGTCTTCACCACCTGTCAGCTTTTCCGATTTAACAGAACTTAGCCTCAAGTCAATATATTTATATACAGTATCTGTCGGGGTATTATTATTCACTTCTTTAAAATGAAACCTAATTAAGGGTTCAAAAATTCGCCCGTTTTTTGCAGATTTCCACTTGGCTTCATATTCTCCATAACTACCGTCTGTGGTAACTAAACCAATCAGGGGGTTAACGGGGTTATATGCCGGTTGACTAACAGAAAAATCAGAAATCAGGTTGGTAGCAGAAGTAACCACATTCCCTGATATGTTATTTTGAATATGCAGGCGGAATGAATCCTGTGAGTTCATGGCAGGATTGGGAACAAATTTATAAACTTCCTGTGTTGGATAATAAAAAATACCAGTATCTTTGTTTTGTATCCATGTGCGCTCAAGAAAATACGCTCTGATGACATTACCGTTTGACACTTGTTCAACCTTTACGGTTAAATCATCGCCATAGGAACTAAGTGTCGGATCCTGAGCCATAAGTATTGCACTTTCTTCTCCAAGAAATGCTTTTGTAATTTTAATATATTGTGCTGTATCTGCCTGATTTAACAATCCATAAACAATGGTAATTTCTTTGGGTTCGGCATTTATATCAAAATCTGTTTTGCACGAATAACAAAAAAATAATGATAAACTTATAATCAATAAAAATGCTTTGCGCATATTTGAATATTAATTTTCCGCAAATGTAAGTAATAAATTAAAATAATTACTGTGTCAGCTCAATTATTAATGAAATAAAAACTGATAATTCCACAAATTATTATATGAATTTATACCTTTGTCCTGAAAAAACAATATTATGATTACCGAACCAAATAAAATAAATAAAATCACCACACATGTGCTTCGGGAGATGAAACTCCTGGGAAGAAAAATTGCCATGCTCACAGCTTATGATTACTCATTTGCCAAAATACTTGATGCAGCAGGTATTGATATTATCCTTGTGGGCGATTCGGCTTCAAATGTGATGGCAGGTCATACTTCAACCCTTCCTATCACTCTCGACCAAATGATTTATCATGCCACATCGGTTATGCGCGGCGTAAACCGTGCATTAGTGGTTGTTGACCTGCCCTTCGGTACTTATCAGGGGAATTCAAAAAATGCCCTTTCCACCGCCATTCGCATTATGAAGGAATCAGGGGCCGATGCTGTAAAACTTGAAGGAGGAAAAGAAGTACTTGAATCGGTTGAACGCATTCTGTCTGCCGGCATACCCGTAATGGGGCATTTAGGACTCACACCTCAATCCATACATAAATTTGGGACTTATGTTGTACGTGCCACCGAGGAAAAAGAAGCACAAAAACTTATTGAAGACGCTCATATTCTCGATAATGCAGGTTGTTTCGGAATCGTACTCGAAAAAATTCCTGCTAATCTTGCTGCAAAGGTTACAGCCGAAGTAAAAACTCCTGTTATAGGTATTGGCGCAGGCAGTGAAGTTGACGGACAGGTGTTGGTGTTACACGATATGCTTGGCATTAACATTGATTTTTCACCACGTTTTTTACGCAGGTACCACAACCTGAATGAAGAAATCAGAGGCGCTGTAACCGCTTATATTAACGATGTCAAATCACAGAAATTTCCCAACGAAAAAGAACAATACTAAGCATGGTTTCCGACATCCCTTCACAGATACTTTTCGAGGATAACCATCTTATTATCGTAAACAAAAAACCAGGGCAGCTTGTCCAACCTGACAATTCGGGAGATGCCTCATTAGAAATAAATATTAAATATTACTTAAAACAAAAATACGTCAAGCCCGGAGAAGCGTTCCTCGGAGTGGCGCACCGGCTGGACCGCCCGGTCAGCGGCGTTGTGATATTTACCAAGACCAGCAAAGCATTGGTGCGCATCAATGAGATGTTAAAAAAACATGAAATAAAAAAAACCTACTGGGCTGTTGTTAAAAACAAGCCACCACAGGATGAAGCCTTGCTATCACAGTACATTATTAGAAACCAAAAAATTAACAAAAGCATAGTGTATAATATCTCTGTTGATGGCGCACAAAAAGCAGAACTATCCTATCAATTAATTGCGTCGAGCCAAAAGTATTATTTACTGGAAGTTAACCTTATGACCGGCCGCCATCATCAGATAAGAGCCCAACTGTCAGCTTTGGGCTGCCCTGTGAAAGGAGATATTAAATATGGTTTTGCAAGAACTAACCCCGATGGTTCGATATGCCTCCATGCCCGAGAAGTTGAATTTACTCATCCTATAAATAAAAAATCTCTTGTCGTTACTGCGCCAGCTCCCGATTCAGACGTTTGGAAATTTTTTTAAATGTTCTTCGTATAGAGAATGTGTTAAAAATTCACAAAAGTATAATCAACATTATTATTGGTAACAGACAGTTGCAAATAACCTGCCTGGTTATATCCGTCTAACAGCGCGTCCAGTGTGATATAAGCAGTATTTCCAA
It encodes the following:
- the rpsO gene encoding 30S ribosomal protein S15, producing MYLTSETKKNIFKKHGKSEFDTGTSEGQIALFTKRIQHLTEHLKTNKKDDFTRRSLVLLVGKRRRLLDYLKEKDISRYRNIIKELKIRK
- the panB gene encoding 3-methyl-2-oxobutanoate hydroxymethyltransferase, with protein sequence MITEPNKINKITTHVLREMKLLGRKIAMLTAYDYSFAKILDAAGIDIILVGDSASNVMAGHTSTLPITLDQMIYHATSVMRGVNRALVVVDLPFGTYQGNSKNALSTAIRIMKESGADAVKLEGGKEVLESVERILSAGIPVMGHLGLTPQSIHKFGTYVVRATEEKEAQKLIEDAHILDNAGCFGIVLEKIPANLAAKVTAEVKTPVIGIGAGSEVDGQVLVLHDMLGINIDFSPRFLRRYHNLNEEIRGAVTAYINDVKSQKFPNEKEQY
- a CDS encoding RNA pseudouridine synthase — encoded protein: MVSDIPSQILFEDNHLIIVNKKPGQLVQPDNSGDASLEINIKYYLKQKYVKPGEAFLGVAHRLDRPVSGVVIFTKTSKALVRINEMLKKHEIKKTYWAVVKNKPPQDEALLSQYIIRNQKINKSIVYNISVDGAQKAELSYQLIASSQKYYLLEVNLMTGRHHQIRAQLSALGCPVKGDIKYGFARTNPDGSICLHAREVEFTHPINKKSLVVTAPAPDSDVWKFF